A single region of the Lagopus muta isolate bLagMut1 chromosome 24, bLagMut1 primary, whole genome shotgun sequence genome encodes:
- the CNTN2 gene encoding contactin-2 isoform X2: MGGTAGFICTSLAVIICVVWCQAQSGTRSYGPVFEEQPAHTLFPEGSAEEKVTLMCRARANPPATYRWKMNGTELKMGPDSRYRLVAGDLVISNPVKAKDAGSYQCVATNARGTVVSREASLRFGFLQEFSAEEREPVKIAEGWGVMFTCSPPPHYPGLSYRWLLNEFPNFIPADGRRFVSQSTGNLYIAKTEASDLGNYSCFATSHIDFITKSVFSKFSQLSLAAEDARQYAPSIKARFPADTYALTGQMVTLECFAFGNPVPRIKWRKLDGSQTSKWISSEPLLHIQNVDFEDEGTYECEAENIKGRDTYQGRIIIHAQPDWLDVITDTEADIGSDLRWSCVASGKPRPAVRWLRDGQPLASQNRIEVSGGELRFSKLVLEDSGMYQCVAENKHGTVYASAELTVQALAPDFRLNPVKRLIPAARSGKVIIPCQPRAAPKATVLWTKGTELLINSSRVTITADGTLILQNISKSDEGKYTCFAENFMGKANSTGILSVRDATKITLAPSSADINVGENLTLQCHASHDPTMDLTFTWSLDDFPIDLDRSEGHYRRASVEAVGDLAIVNAQLKHSGRYTCTAQTVVDSTSESATLTVRGPPGPPGGVVVRDIGDTTVQLSWSRGFDNHSPIARYSIEARTLLSNKWKQMRTNPVNIEGNAETAQVVNLIPWMDYEFRVLASNILGVGEPSLPSSKIRTKEAAPTVAPSGLGGGGGAPNELIINWTPTLRDYQNGDGFGYILSFRKKGTQEWLTARVPHAESLHYVYRNESIGPYTPFEVKIKAYNRKGEGPESLTAIVYSAEEEPKVAPFRVTAKAVLSSEMDVSWEPVEQGDMTGVLLGYEIRYWKDGDKEEAADRVRTAGLVTSAHVTGLNPNTKYHVSVRAYNRAGAGPPSPSTNITTIKPPPRRPPGNISWTLTGSTVTIKWDPVVAQADESAVTGYKMLYRQDSHSAPTLYLASKSRIDIPVPEDFTHAFVQIRVTGPGGDGIPAEVHILRNSGTSMMVEDSVTRPVPHAAIITTNSLAMVALIRYLEL; the protein is encoded by the exons TCTGGTGCCAAGCACAGAGTGGCACAAGGAGCTACGGGCCGGTGTTTGAGGAGCAGCCTGCACACACCCTGTTCCCTGAAGgctcagcagaagagaaagtgaCACTGATGTGCCGAGCCAGAGCCAATCCCCCTGCAACGTACAG GTGGAAGATGAACGGCACAGAGCTGAAGATGGGGCCGGATTCCCGGTATAGGTTGGTTGCTGGCGACCTGGTGATAAGCAACCCAGTGAAAGCCAAGGATGCAGGCTCCTACCAGTGCGTGGCAACCAATGCCCGTGGCACAGTGGTCAGCAGGGAAGCATCACTCCGCTTTGGCT TTTTGCAGGAATTCTCTGCAGAAGAACGAGAACCCGTGAAGATCGCTGAAGGCTGGGGAGTGATGTTCACCTGCAGCCCCCCTCCCCATTACCCAG GCTTGTCCTACCGATGGCTTCTGAACGAGTTTCCCAACTTCATCCCAGCCGACGGGAGGCGTTTCGTCTCTCAGAGCACAGGAAACCTCTACATTGCCAAGACAGAGGCTTCCGACCTCGGCAACTACTCGTGCTTTGCCACCAGCCACATCGACTTCATCACCAAGAGCGTTTTCAGCAAGTTCTCCCAGCTCAGCCTGGCAGCCGAGG ACGCCAGGCAGTATGCGCCCAGCATAAAAGCCAGGTTCCCTGCAGACACCTACGCTCTGACCGGGCAGATGGTGACTCTGGAGTGTTTCGCCTTTGGGAA CCCTGTTCCTCGAATAAAGTGGAGGAAGCTAGATGGCTCGCAGACCTCCAAGTGGATCTCCAGCGAGCCCCTCCTGCACATCCAAAATGTTGACTTTGAGGATGAAGGCACTTACGAGTGCGAGGCTGAAAACATCAAAGGGAGAGACACCTACCAGGGCCGCATCATCATTCACG CTCAGCCGGACTGGCTGGATGTGATCACGGACACGGAAGCTGACATTGGGTCTGACCTGCGCTGGAGCTGCGTGGCATCCGGCAAACCCCGGCCAGCGGTGCGGTGGCTGCGGGATGGGCAACCCCTGGCCTCCCAG AACCGCATCGAAGTGAGCGGTGGAGAGCTGAGATTTTCCAAGCTAGTCCTGGAGGACTCTGGCATGTATCAGTGTGTGGCTGAGAACAAGCATGGCACAGTATATGCAAGTGCTGAATTAACAGTGCAAG CCTTAGCACCAGATTTTAGACTAAACCCAGTGAAACGACTGATACCTGCAGCCCGGAGTGGGAAGGTCATCATCCCTTGCCAACCGAGAGCAGCACCAAAAGCCACTGTGCTCTGGACCAAAGGGACCGAACTGCTCATCAACAGCAGCAG GGTGACTATTACCGCCGATGGCACCTTGATCCTCCAGAACATCAGCAAATCTGATGAGGGAAAGTATACCTGCTTTGCTGAGAATTTCATGGGCAAAGCCAACAGCACGGGGATCCTCTCTGTTCGAG ATGCCACCAAAATCACACTGGCACCATCCAGTGCTGATATCAACGTGGGTGAAAACCTCACTCTGCAGTGCCACGCATCCCATGATCCAACCATGGACCTAACCTTCACCTGGTCCCTGGATGATTTCCCCATTGACTTGGACAGGTCGGAGGGGCACTACCGGCGAGCCAGCGTG GAAGCTGTCGGGGACCTCGCCATCGTCAACGCCCAGCTGAAGCATTCGGGGCGGTACACGTGCACAGCCCAAACGGTCGTGGACAGCACTTCGGAGTCGGCCACGCTGACTGTCAGAG GACCCCCCGGGCCCCCTGGGGGTGTGGTGGTGAGAGACATCGGTGACACCACCGTCCAACTGAGCTGGAGCCGTGGCTTCGACAACCACAGCCCCATCGCCAGGTACAGCATCGAGGCCAGGACACTGCTCTCCAACAAATGGAAGCAGATGCGCACCA ATCCTGTAAACATCGAAGGCAATGCCGAGACAGCCCAGGTGGTGAACCTCATCCCTTGGATGGATTACGAGTTTCGGGTCTTAGCGAGCAACATCCTTGGAGTTGGGGAGCCAAGTTTACCCTCCAGCAAAATCCGTACCAAAGAAGCAG CACCCACAGTGGCACCATCTGGGCTcggcggtggcggcggggcTCCCAATGAGCTCATCATCAACTGGACG CCAACACTGCGGGACTACCAGAACGGAGATGGCTTTGGCTACATCCTGTCATTTCGTAAGAAGGGCACTCAGGAATGGCTCACTGCCCGCGTGCCTCACGCGGAATCCCTGCATTACGTGTACCGCAATGAGAGCATCGGGCCCTACACCCCCTTCGAAGTGAAGATCAAAGCATACAACAGGAAAGGAGAGGGACCAGAGAGCCTCACAGCCATCGTGTACTCCGCAGAAGAAG AACCAAAAGTGGCTCCATTCAGAGTTACAGCCAAAGCTGTTCTGTCCTCAGAAATGGATGTGTCCTGGGAGCCAGTGGAGCAGGGAGACATGACTGGCGTGCTGCTGGGTTACGAG ATCCGGTACTGGAAGGATGGCGATAAAGAGGAGGCAGCTGACAGAGTGAGAACAGCAGGGTTGGTCACATCGGCTCACGTCACAGGCCTAAATCCCAACACGAAATACCACGTCTCAGTGCGAGCCTACAACCGTGCTGGAGCTGGGCCCCCCAGCCCCTCCACCAACATCACAACCATAAAGCCAC CACCAAGGAGGCCACCAGGCAACATCTCCTGGACTCTGACTGGGTCTACAGTCACCATCAAGTGGGACCCAGTGGTGGCACAGGCAGATGAGTCTGCAGTTACAGGGTACAAG ATGCTTTACAGGCAGGATTCCCACTCTGCTCCCACGCTGTACCTGGCGAGCAAGAGTCGGATCGACATCCCAGTGCCTGAGGACTTCACTCATGCCTTCGTACAGATCCGGGTGACGGGGCCTGGGGGGGATGGGATCCCAGCAGAAGTCCACATCCTCCGAAATAGTG GGACCAGTATGATGGTGGAAGACTCCGTGACGAGGCCGGTGCCGCACGCTGCCATCATCACCACCAACTCCCTGGCCATGGTGGCCCTGATCCGGTACCTGGAGCTCTAA
- the CNTN2 gene encoding contactin-2 isoform X1: MGGTAGFICTSLAVIICVVWCQAQSGTRSYGPVFEEQPAHTLFPEGSAEEKVTLMCRARANPPATYRWKMNGTELKMGPDSRYRLVAGDLVISNPVKAKDAGSYQCVATNARGTVVSREASLRFGFLQEFSAEEREPVKIAEGWGVMFTCSPPPHYPGLSYRWLLNEFPNFIPADGRRFVSQSTGNLYIAKTEASDLGNYSCFATSHIDFITKSVFSKFSQLSLAAEDARQYAPSIKARFPADTYALTGQMVTLECFAFGNPVPRIKWRKLDGSQTSKWISSEPLLHIQNVDFEDEGTYECEAENIKGRDTYQGRIIIHAQPDWLDVITDTEADIGSDLRWSCVASGKPRPAVRWLRDGQPLASQNRIEVSGGELRFSKLVLEDSGMYQCVAENKHGTVYASAELTVQALAPDFRLNPVKRLIPAARSGKVIIPCQPRAAPKATVLWTKGTELLINSSRVTITADGTLILQNISKSDEGKYTCFAENFMGKANSTGILSVRDATKITLAPSSADINVGENLTLQCHASHDPTMDLTFTWSLDDFPIDLDRSEGHYRRASVKEAVGDLAIVNAQLKHSGRYTCTAQTVVDSTSESATLTVRGPPGPPGGVVVRDIGDTTVQLSWSRGFDNHSPIARYSIEARTLLSNKWKQMRTNPVNIEGNAETAQVVNLIPWMDYEFRVLASNILGVGEPSLPSSKIRTKEAAPTVAPSGLGGGGGAPNELIINWTPTLRDYQNGDGFGYILSFRKKGTQEWLTARVPHAESLHYVYRNESIGPYTPFEVKIKAYNRKGEGPESLTAIVYSAEEEPKVAPFRVTAKAVLSSEMDVSWEPVEQGDMTGVLLGYEIRYWKDGDKEEAADRVRTAGLVTSAHVTGLNPNTKYHVSVRAYNRAGAGPPSPSTNITTIKPPPRRPPGNISWTLTGSTVTIKWDPVVAQADESAVTGYKMLYRQDSHSAPTLYLASKSRIDIPVPEDFTHAFVQIRVTGPGGDGIPAEVHILRNSGTSMMVEDSVTRPVPHAAIITTNSLAMVALIRYLEL, translated from the exons TCTGGTGCCAAGCACAGAGTGGCACAAGGAGCTACGGGCCGGTGTTTGAGGAGCAGCCTGCACACACCCTGTTCCCTGAAGgctcagcagaagagaaagtgaCACTGATGTGCCGAGCCAGAGCCAATCCCCCTGCAACGTACAG GTGGAAGATGAACGGCACAGAGCTGAAGATGGGGCCGGATTCCCGGTATAGGTTGGTTGCTGGCGACCTGGTGATAAGCAACCCAGTGAAAGCCAAGGATGCAGGCTCCTACCAGTGCGTGGCAACCAATGCCCGTGGCACAGTGGTCAGCAGGGAAGCATCACTCCGCTTTGGCT TTTTGCAGGAATTCTCTGCAGAAGAACGAGAACCCGTGAAGATCGCTGAAGGCTGGGGAGTGATGTTCACCTGCAGCCCCCCTCCCCATTACCCAG GCTTGTCCTACCGATGGCTTCTGAACGAGTTTCCCAACTTCATCCCAGCCGACGGGAGGCGTTTCGTCTCTCAGAGCACAGGAAACCTCTACATTGCCAAGACAGAGGCTTCCGACCTCGGCAACTACTCGTGCTTTGCCACCAGCCACATCGACTTCATCACCAAGAGCGTTTTCAGCAAGTTCTCCCAGCTCAGCCTGGCAGCCGAGG ACGCCAGGCAGTATGCGCCCAGCATAAAAGCCAGGTTCCCTGCAGACACCTACGCTCTGACCGGGCAGATGGTGACTCTGGAGTGTTTCGCCTTTGGGAA CCCTGTTCCTCGAATAAAGTGGAGGAAGCTAGATGGCTCGCAGACCTCCAAGTGGATCTCCAGCGAGCCCCTCCTGCACATCCAAAATGTTGACTTTGAGGATGAAGGCACTTACGAGTGCGAGGCTGAAAACATCAAAGGGAGAGACACCTACCAGGGCCGCATCATCATTCACG CTCAGCCGGACTGGCTGGATGTGATCACGGACACGGAAGCTGACATTGGGTCTGACCTGCGCTGGAGCTGCGTGGCATCCGGCAAACCCCGGCCAGCGGTGCGGTGGCTGCGGGATGGGCAACCCCTGGCCTCCCAG AACCGCATCGAAGTGAGCGGTGGAGAGCTGAGATTTTCCAAGCTAGTCCTGGAGGACTCTGGCATGTATCAGTGTGTGGCTGAGAACAAGCATGGCACAGTATATGCAAGTGCTGAATTAACAGTGCAAG CCTTAGCACCAGATTTTAGACTAAACCCAGTGAAACGACTGATACCTGCAGCCCGGAGTGGGAAGGTCATCATCCCTTGCCAACCGAGAGCAGCACCAAAAGCCACTGTGCTCTGGACCAAAGGGACCGAACTGCTCATCAACAGCAGCAG GGTGACTATTACCGCCGATGGCACCTTGATCCTCCAGAACATCAGCAAATCTGATGAGGGAAAGTATACCTGCTTTGCTGAGAATTTCATGGGCAAAGCCAACAGCACGGGGATCCTCTCTGTTCGAG ATGCCACCAAAATCACACTGGCACCATCCAGTGCTGATATCAACGTGGGTGAAAACCTCACTCTGCAGTGCCACGCATCCCATGATCCAACCATGGACCTAACCTTCACCTGGTCCCTGGATGATTTCCCCATTGACTTGGACAGGTCGGAGGGGCACTACCGGCGAGCCAGCGTG AAGGAAGCTGTCGGGGACCTCGCCATCGTCAACGCCCAGCTGAAGCATTCGGGGCGGTACACGTGCACAGCCCAAACGGTCGTGGACAGCACTTCGGAGTCGGCCACGCTGACTGTCAGAG GACCCCCCGGGCCCCCTGGGGGTGTGGTGGTGAGAGACATCGGTGACACCACCGTCCAACTGAGCTGGAGCCGTGGCTTCGACAACCACAGCCCCATCGCCAGGTACAGCATCGAGGCCAGGACACTGCTCTCCAACAAATGGAAGCAGATGCGCACCA ATCCTGTAAACATCGAAGGCAATGCCGAGACAGCCCAGGTGGTGAACCTCATCCCTTGGATGGATTACGAGTTTCGGGTCTTAGCGAGCAACATCCTTGGAGTTGGGGAGCCAAGTTTACCCTCCAGCAAAATCCGTACCAAAGAAGCAG CACCCACAGTGGCACCATCTGGGCTcggcggtggcggcggggcTCCCAATGAGCTCATCATCAACTGGACG CCAACACTGCGGGACTACCAGAACGGAGATGGCTTTGGCTACATCCTGTCATTTCGTAAGAAGGGCACTCAGGAATGGCTCACTGCCCGCGTGCCTCACGCGGAATCCCTGCATTACGTGTACCGCAATGAGAGCATCGGGCCCTACACCCCCTTCGAAGTGAAGATCAAAGCATACAACAGGAAAGGAGAGGGACCAGAGAGCCTCACAGCCATCGTGTACTCCGCAGAAGAAG AACCAAAAGTGGCTCCATTCAGAGTTACAGCCAAAGCTGTTCTGTCCTCAGAAATGGATGTGTCCTGGGAGCCAGTGGAGCAGGGAGACATGACTGGCGTGCTGCTGGGTTACGAG ATCCGGTACTGGAAGGATGGCGATAAAGAGGAGGCAGCTGACAGAGTGAGAACAGCAGGGTTGGTCACATCGGCTCACGTCACAGGCCTAAATCCCAACACGAAATACCACGTCTCAGTGCGAGCCTACAACCGTGCTGGAGCTGGGCCCCCCAGCCCCTCCACCAACATCACAACCATAAAGCCAC CACCAAGGAGGCCACCAGGCAACATCTCCTGGACTCTGACTGGGTCTACAGTCACCATCAAGTGGGACCCAGTGGTGGCACAGGCAGATGAGTCTGCAGTTACAGGGTACAAG ATGCTTTACAGGCAGGATTCCCACTCTGCTCCCACGCTGTACCTGGCGAGCAAGAGTCGGATCGACATCCCAGTGCCTGAGGACTTCACTCATGCCTTCGTACAGATCCGGGTGACGGGGCCTGGGGGGGATGGGATCCCAGCAGAAGTCCACATCCTCCGAAATAGTG GGACCAGTATGATGGTGGAAGACTCCGTGACGAGGCCGGTGCCGCACGCTGCCATCATCACCACCAACTCCCTGGCCATGGTGGCCCTGATCCGGTACCTGGAGCTCTAA
- the CNTN2 gene encoding contactin-2 isoform X3: MCRARANPPATYRWKMNGTELKMGPDSRYRLVAGDLVISNPVKAKDAGSYQCVATNARGTVVSREASLRFGFLQEFSAEEREPVKIAEGWGVMFTCSPPPHYPGLSYRWLLNEFPNFIPADGRRFVSQSTGNLYIAKTEASDLGNYSCFATSHIDFITKSVFSKFSQLSLAAEDARQYAPSIKARFPADTYALTGQMVTLECFAFGNPVPRIKWRKLDGSQTSKWISSEPLLHIQNVDFEDEGTYECEAENIKGRDTYQGRIIIHAQPDWLDVITDTEADIGSDLRWSCVASGKPRPAVRWLRDGQPLASQNRIEVSGGELRFSKLVLEDSGMYQCVAENKHGTVYASAELTVQALAPDFRLNPVKRLIPAARSGKVIIPCQPRAAPKATVLWTKGTELLINSSRVTITADGTLILQNISKSDEGKYTCFAENFMGKANSTGILSVRDATKITLAPSSADINVGENLTLQCHASHDPTMDLTFTWSLDDFPIDLDRSEGHYRRASVKEAVGDLAIVNAQLKHSGRYTCTAQTVVDSTSESATLTVRGPPGPPGGVVVRDIGDTTVQLSWSRGFDNHSPIARYSIEARTLLSNKWKQMRTNPVNIEGNAETAQVVNLIPWMDYEFRVLASNILGVGEPSLPSSKIRTKEAAPTVAPSGLGGGGGAPNELIINWTPTLRDYQNGDGFGYILSFRKKGTQEWLTARVPHAESLHYVYRNESIGPYTPFEVKIKAYNRKGEGPESLTAIVYSAEEEPKVAPFRVTAKAVLSSEMDVSWEPVEQGDMTGVLLGYEIRYWKDGDKEEAADRVRTAGLVTSAHVTGLNPNTKYHVSVRAYNRAGAGPPSPSTNITTIKPPPRRPPGNISWTLTGSTVTIKWDPVVAQADESAVTGYKMLYRQDSHSAPTLYLASKSRIDIPVPEDFTHAFVQIRVTGPGGDGIPAEVHILRNSGTSMMVEDSVTRPVPHAAIITTNSLAMVALIRYLEL, from the exons ATGTGCCGAGCCAGAGCCAATCCCCCTGCAACGTACAG GTGGAAGATGAACGGCACAGAGCTGAAGATGGGGCCGGATTCCCGGTATAGGTTGGTTGCTGGCGACCTGGTGATAAGCAACCCAGTGAAAGCCAAGGATGCAGGCTCCTACCAGTGCGTGGCAACCAATGCCCGTGGCACAGTGGTCAGCAGGGAAGCATCACTCCGCTTTGGCT TTTTGCAGGAATTCTCTGCAGAAGAACGAGAACCCGTGAAGATCGCTGAAGGCTGGGGAGTGATGTTCACCTGCAGCCCCCCTCCCCATTACCCAG GCTTGTCCTACCGATGGCTTCTGAACGAGTTTCCCAACTTCATCCCAGCCGACGGGAGGCGTTTCGTCTCTCAGAGCACAGGAAACCTCTACATTGCCAAGACAGAGGCTTCCGACCTCGGCAACTACTCGTGCTTTGCCACCAGCCACATCGACTTCATCACCAAGAGCGTTTTCAGCAAGTTCTCCCAGCTCAGCCTGGCAGCCGAGG ACGCCAGGCAGTATGCGCCCAGCATAAAAGCCAGGTTCCCTGCAGACACCTACGCTCTGACCGGGCAGATGGTGACTCTGGAGTGTTTCGCCTTTGGGAA CCCTGTTCCTCGAATAAAGTGGAGGAAGCTAGATGGCTCGCAGACCTCCAAGTGGATCTCCAGCGAGCCCCTCCTGCACATCCAAAATGTTGACTTTGAGGATGAAGGCACTTACGAGTGCGAGGCTGAAAACATCAAAGGGAGAGACACCTACCAGGGCCGCATCATCATTCACG CTCAGCCGGACTGGCTGGATGTGATCACGGACACGGAAGCTGACATTGGGTCTGACCTGCGCTGGAGCTGCGTGGCATCCGGCAAACCCCGGCCAGCGGTGCGGTGGCTGCGGGATGGGCAACCCCTGGCCTCCCAG AACCGCATCGAAGTGAGCGGTGGAGAGCTGAGATTTTCCAAGCTAGTCCTGGAGGACTCTGGCATGTATCAGTGTGTGGCTGAGAACAAGCATGGCACAGTATATGCAAGTGCTGAATTAACAGTGCAAG CCTTAGCACCAGATTTTAGACTAAACCCAGTGAAACGACTGATACCTGCAGCCCGGAGTGGGAAGGTCATCATCCCTTGCCAACCGAGAGCAGCACCAAAAGCCACTGTGCTCTGGACCAAAGGGACCGAACTGCTCATCAACAGCAGCAG GGTGACTATTACCGCCGATGGCACCTTGATCCTCCAGAACATCAGCAAATCTGATGAGGGAAAGTATACCTGCTTTGCTGAGAATTTCATGGGCAAAGCCAACAGCACGGGGATCCTCTCTGTTCGAG ATGCCACCAAAATCACACTGGCACCATCCAGTGCTGATATCAACGTGGGTGAAAACCTCACTCTGCAGTGCCACGCATCCCATGATCCAACCATGGACCTAACCTTCACCTGGTCCCTGGATGATTTCCCCATTGACTTGGACAGGTCGGAGGGGCACTACCGGCGAGCCAGCGTG AAGGAAGCTGTCGGGGACCTCGCCATCGTCAACGCCCAGCTGAAGCATTCGGGGCGGTACACGTGCACAGCCCAAACGGTCGTGGACAGCACTTCGGAGTCGGCCACGCTGACTGTCAGAG GACCCCCCGGGCCCCCTGGGGGTGTGGTGGTGAGAGACATCGGTGACACCACCGTCCAACTGAGCTGGAGCCGTGGCTTCGACAACCACAGCCCCATCGCCAGGTACAGCATCGAGGCCAGGACACTGCTCTCCAACAAATGGAAGCAGATGCGCACCA ATCCTGTAAACATCGAAGGCAATGCCGAGACAGCCCAGGTGGTGAACCTCATCCCTTGGATGGATTACGAGTTTCGGGTCTTAGCGAGCAACATCCTTGGAGTTGGGGAGCCAAGTTTACCCTCCAGCAAAATCCGTACCAAAGAAGCAG CACCCACAGTGGCACCATCTGGGCTcggcggtggcggcggggcTCCCAATGAGCTCATCATCAACTGGACG CCAACACTGCGGGACTACCAGAACGGAGATGGCTTTGGCTACATCCTGTCATTTCGTAAGAAGGGCACTCAGGAATGGCTCACTGCCCGCGTGCCTCACGCGGAATCCCTGCATTACGTGTACCGCAATGAGAGCATCGGGCCCTACACCCCCTTCGAAGTGAAGATCAAAGCATACAACAGGAAAGGAGAGGGACCAGAGAGCCTCACAGCCATCGTGTACTCCGCAGAAGAAG AACCAAAAGTGGCTCCATTCAGAGTTACAGCCAAAGCTGTTCTGTCCTCAGAAATGGATGTGTCCTGGGAGCCAGTGGAGCAGGGAGACATGACTGGCGTGCTGCTGGGTTACGAG ATCCGGTACTGGAAGGATGGCGATAAAGAGGAGGCAGCTGACAGAGTGAGAACAGCAGGGTTGGTCACATCGGCTCACGTCACAGGCCTAAATCCCAACACGAAATACCACGTCTCAGTGCGAGCCTACAACCGTGCTGGAGCTGGGCCCCCCAGCCCCTCCACCAACATCACAACCATAAAGCCAC CACCAAGGAGGCCACCAGGCAACATCTCCTGGACTCTGACTGGGTCTACAGTCACCATCAAGTGGGACCCAGTGGTGGCACAGGCAGATGAGTCTGCAGTTACAGGGTACAAG ATGCTTTACAGGCAGGATTCCCACTCTGCTCCCACGCTGTACCTGGCGAGCAAGAGTCGGATCGACATCCCAGTGCCTGAGGACTTCACTCATGCCTTCGTACAGATCCGGGTGACGGGGCCTGGGGGGGATGGGATCCCAGCAGAAGTCCACATCCTCCGAAATAGTG GGACCAGTATGATGGTGGAAGACTCCGTGACGAGGCCGGTGCCGCACGCTGCCATCATCACCACCAACTCCCTGGCCATGGTGGCCCTGATCCGGTACCTGGAGCTCTAA